ATAAAGCCTCAAGCTGTCAAATTTGGTCGATGTTTAGCGGCCTTCAAAGCAAGATCGACGAGATGCTTGATGCGATCAAGCTAAGTGACATCGTTAAGAAGTAAAGTTGGCAAAGCAAAAAAATAATATCTTAACTCTTGTTGCGCCGTTTCTTGCGCCAATTGTTAAGTTTAAAAGTCTTAGCATCGTTGGTGTCATTGTTGCCATCCTTGCTATCATCATCGTACCGCTTCCAAGCGCGGTGCTTGACTTTTTTCTGGCACTTTCTATTTCTATTTCTGTGCTTATAATTTTAATTTCGATTTATGTGCCAAAACCAACCGATCTTAGTACATTTCCGACACTAATTCTTATCGTTACGCTTTTTCGCCTCTCGCTAAATATCGCAACCACGCGTATGATCTTAAGCGAAGGTCACAACGGCCCAGAAGCGGTCAGCGAGATCATCTCAAGTTTTGGAAATTTCGTAGTTGGCGGCAACTTTGTCATCGGCACCATCGTCTTTTGTATCTTAGTTCTCATAAATTTCATGGTCGTAACAAAGGGCTCAACCCGTGTGAGCGAGGTGCAAGCACGTTTTACACTTGATGCGATGCCAGGTAAGCAAATGGCGATAGATGCGGACCTAAATGCTGGCCTGATTGACGAAAAAACAGCGCGTGAAAGACGTCAAGCTATCATCGGTGAGGCAAATTTCTATGGAGCGATGGATGGTTCGTCTAAATTTATAAAAGGTGACGCCGTCGCTGGCATCATCATCACTATCATTAATATCATCGGTGGCTTTGCTATCGGCTCGTTTCAGCACGGCCTTGATATGGCGACATCGGCTCAGTACTATACGATCCTAACTATCGGTGATGGCCTTGTTAGCCAGATCCCAGGGCTTATCACATCAACAGCAACCGCTATCATCATCACAAGGGCTAGCAAGGACGACGAGGACTTTGCAGAAGGCACACTAAATCAGCTCTTAGGGGATTATAAAACCTTGCTAATAGTTGGCTTTATACTATTTATGTTTGCCCTTGTGCCTGGGCTTCCGACTCTTTCTCTTGGCTTTATTGCAGTGCTATTTTTGGGACTTGGCTACATCATCAAGCAGGCCAAAGATGGAGGGCTAAATTTAAGCCTTGCACCAAAAGACAAAACAGCTTCTAAAAAAACTGGAGCCGCTACGCAAAGCGGAGCAGGTGCAGCTGCTAGTGGTGGGGCTGCTAAGGCGCCAAAGAAGAGCGACGAAGAGATCGCAAGAGAAGAAGAGACGAAGATAAATGATATCTTGAAGCTTGAAATTTTAGAGCTTGATCTAGGATATGGCCTACTAAAGCTAGCTGATGTGGATCTCATTGAGAGGATTCGTGCTATGAGGCGAAATATCGCTTCAAGTCTTGGCTTTTTGATGCCAAAGATAAGGATCCGCGACAACCTTCAACTACCGCCAAACGAATACCGCTTTAAGCTAAAAGGCATCGTGATCGGTCAGGGTGAAATTTATGCGGATAAATTTCTAGCGATGGATAGTGGACTAGTTAGCGAAGATATCGAGGGGATTCCGACAAAAGAGCCAGCTTTTGGGCTAGACGCTCTTTGGATCGATGCTAGCGTTAAAGAGGATGCCATACTTAGCGGCTACACGATAGTTGATCCTGCAAGCGTCATCTCAACGCATATGAGCGAGCTTATCAAGCAAAATGCGGCTGAGCTTCTAACTCGCCAAGAGACGCAAAATTTATTAGACAAACTAAAGATCGACTACCCAGTTGTGGTCGAGGATACGCTAAGGATCGCACCTATAAATTTGATCCAAAAGGTTTTAAAAGCGCTGCTTAAAGACAATATCCCGATCAAAGATCTGCTTAGCATACTTGAATCAATTAGCGATATCGCTGAGGTTAGCAAAAACCTAGATATGATCATCGAGCACGTGCGTGCAGCGCTCTCACGTGTCATCACCTCGCTTTATGTCGATGAGAAAGGCCAGCTAAATTTTTACATTTTAGATAGTGCTGCGCAGCAAAAGCTTATGGACGCGGTGCAGTATAAAGATGGTGCGTATCATCTTATGATAAATGTGGCTCAAACTTCATCGATCGTTCAGGCTCTAAGGCATGAAAAAGAGAAACGTCCGATGAGTCAGCATGGCGAAATGGTGCTTTGCGTGGAGCCAAGTCTAAGAAAATTTATAGCAAATATCTGTGCAAATTTTGCCATCGACATCGTGGTGCTAAGCTTTGCTGAGATCTCGGCAAATACGCCATTTGAAACGGTTGGCGTCATAGAAATAGAAAATTTATAAAGGAAAACGATGAAATTTTATCACCTCTCGCACACCGATCTTGACGGATACGGCGCGCAATACATAACAAATTTTTACTTCAAAGATGTGAAATTTCTAAACTCAAACTACGGCAGAGAGATAGATGATAAATTTGCTCAAATTTTAGCTGAGATAGATGCCTCAAATGACGATAAAAACGTCATCTTGATCACTGATCTAAATTTAACTATAGCTCAGTGCGAGAGCTTTACTGAGATGATAGAGGGTAAAAATATAAAGTTATTTTTGCTAGATCATCATCAAAGCGGTGCCGAGTGTGCGAGCGCTTACTCATGGTATTTTTTGGATAGTTCAAGGTGCGCCACAAAGATCACTTACGACTTTTTTGCGGGCATTTTTGGCAAAAACAAAGAGCTTGAAATTTTTAGTGACGTCGTAAATGCCGTGGATATCTGGCTAAAAGATGATAAAAATTTCGAGATGGGAAAGGTCTGCTTGGGGCTTGTGGCAAATGCTAAAGAGATAAATAAAGTGATGTTTGAAGCTGAAAATAACCTCTATATGGATCACATCCTAAAAGAAGCAAGCAAATTTTTTAACGAGAAAAACGACTATATCGGCCTTGATATGCAGGTGCATGCTATTAAGAAGTCATTTTTCAAAGAGGATAAAGACGATACGCTAAGCAATCTAATTTCAAACTATGTCGTAAAAAAACTTAGTGAAAATAAAGAGAAATTTAGCATAAACTATAAAGATCATAAAGGAATTTTAACCTACAATATCGGCAATGTTTCGGTTATCGGCAACGACTTTTTAGTGGCAAATCCTGAATTTGACTTCTTTATCGACGTGACAAATAAAAAAACGCTAAGTTTTCGCGCAAATGGCAAGCTTGATGTTAGCGCCATGGCAAAACACCTAGTTGGCGGTGGCGGACACGTGAATGCAAGCGGCGGACTATTTGCAAATTTCAAAGATGGCTTTAGCTATGAGCCGATCAAGGCGCAGATAGTTGATCTAATAACTAAAAAAACACAGGAGGAGATATGAAAGAAGAAGAGGTAAGCGTAGAGGAGCTTAGCTACGAGCTTAGCATGGTGCTTGAGGCGATGTTTTACTATGCTGGCGTGAAAAAGGACAAGCTTGAAGAGGCGGCAAATCTCTATGTCGAGTGCATCGATGATGCGCTAGAAAACTCTGATGCTAGTGGTAGCGACGAGGTCATAGAGATAGTTGAATATATGAAAAAATACCATCCAAAGTTATTTAAATAAGGAGAAAATATGAAGAAAATTTTAGTTTTAGCGGCGGCGCTTTTTGCGTTAAATGCTATGGCAAATGAAAATTTAGACAAGGCAAACGAGCTTTATGCAAAGAAAAATTTCAATGAAGCTTATCTTTATTTTAATAAGGCTTGTGGAGAGGGCGAGAAAAAAGCTTGCACGATGAATGCGATCATGCTATTTAACGGAGACGGCGTAGCAAAAGATAGAGTTCAGGCTGAGAAAATTTTTACAAAAATGTGTGACGAAAATGAGGGCATGGCGTGCGAAAAACTAGGCGAAATGATCGCTTATGGCCTTGTAAAAGATAAAGACGCAAACGAAGCAAAGAACGAAGAAAAAGCAAAGGCTTTATTTAAAAAAGCTTGTGATAACGGCTACCAACCAGCTTGCGACTTTGTGACAAAATAAATTTAAGAGGCTTAAAATGGGCTACAAACATAAAGATTTGATAGGAACTAGAGAGCTTAGCAAGGAAGAAATTTTATATTTTTTAGAGGCGGCGAAAGAGTTTAAGGAGCTAAATTTAAGCCAAGTGAAAAAAAATGACTATCTTCGTGGAAAGACCACGATCAACGCATTTTATGAAAACTCGACAAGAACTAGAACATCCTTTGAGATCGCAGCAAAGAGGCTTGGGGCTGATACGATAAATTTCAGCTCATCAAGCTCTAGCGTGACAAAGGGCGAGAGCCTAAATGACACTATGAATAACATGGCTGCTATGAGAACTGATATCATCGTGCTTCGTCACCCAAGCTCTGGAGCGGCGAAATTTGCAGCTGATAGGACAGAGGCTAGCGTCGTAAATGCAGGGGACGGCACAAATGAGCACCCAAGCCAAGCTCTGCTTGATCTTTTCACGCTAAGAGAGCATGGTAAAATTTTGGATAAAAACCTAAATGTAGCTATCATCGGCGACATCGCAAGAAGCCGCGTGGCAAGGTCTGACATCTGGGCGATGAAGAAATTTGGCATAAATTTAAAGCTCTTTGCACCAAAGATGATGATGCCAAAAGATGCTGAGGTCTTTGAGTCTAAAATTTGCAAAAATATGGAGGAGGCTTGCGAGGGCAGCGACGTCATCATCATGCTTCGCATCCAACTAGAGCGTGGCGGTGCTGACGTGGCATTTCCAAGCTCGAGGGAGTACTCGAAATTTTTTGGACTAAATAAAAATAGAATAAAACTAGCCAAACCTGATGCGATCGTGTTGCACCCAGGACCGATAAATAGGGGCGTGGAGTTAAATTCAGACGTGGCTGATGGCACACACTCAGTCATACTAAATCAAGTTGAAAACGGCGTTGCTATAAGAATGGCGATACTAAATACGCTTGCAAAAAATAGGGGCTAACGATGAAAATAGCAATAATTAACGGCACTATCGTAAATAGCGACGAGAAATTTAAGGCAAATATCCTAATAGAAAACGGCAAAATAGCCAAAATCGGAAGTGAGAAATTTGAGGCTGATAAGGTCATCGATGCTACAAATAAGCTCGTTATGCCAGGACTTATCGATATGCACGTGCATTTTCGCGATCCTGGCCAAGAGTATAAAGATGACATCATCTCAGGCTCACAAGCAGCCGTGGCTGGAGGAGTGACCACCTGCCTTTGCATGGCTAACACAAACCCAGTAAATGACAACGCTTCAATCACAAGAGCGATGATAGAAAAGGCTAAAAACTGCGGACTGATCGATCTTTTACCAATCGCAGCCATTAGCAAAGGGCTTGGTGGCAACGAGATCGTTGAAATGGGCGATCTTATAGATGCTGGCGCAGTTGCATTTAGTGACGATGGCCTACCAGTGACTAGCTCAAGCGTTATGAGGGCGGCACTTGAGTATTCAAGCATGTTTGGTAGCTTTTGTATAAGCCACTCAGAGGACTGCTCGCTTTGCAGGCAGGGCGTCATGCACGAGGGTAAGGTCTCAGCCATACTTGGACTTCGTGGCATGGCAAGAGAGAAAGAGGAGATCGCAGTGAGCCGTGACATGCTTCTTGCAAAGCTCACCAAAGCGCACATCCACATCGCTCACGTAAGCTCGGAGTACTCGCTAAAGATCATCGAAATGGGCAAAAAAGAGGGTATAAACATCACTTGCGAGGCGACACCTCACCACTTTAGCTTTAGCGACGATGAAATTTTGAAAAATGCCTACGATACAAATTTCAAAATGTCGCCGCCACTTCGTGAGATAAGCGACGTAAAAGCCGTGAGAGAGGCACTAAAAAGCGGTCTTATAGACGTTATCGCCACCGATCATGCCCCGCACCACACAGACGAAAAGATAGTGGAATTTGACAAGGCGCCATTTGGTATCATCGGACTTCAAACCCTTGTGCCACTCACTCTAAAGCTCGTAAATGAGAGCGTTATAAGTTTAGAGCGCATGGTGGAGCTAACCTCTACAAACGCAGCTAAGATACTAAATTTAAAAGATAAAGGCAGACTTGCAGAGGGCATGCTAGCTGACATCGCGGTGATAGACCCTGAGATCGAGTATGTTTATGATGAAAAGATAAACCGCTCAAAATCGATAAATTCTCCGCTTTTTGGTAAAAAGCTAAAAGGCGCAGCGACTACCACGATAAAAAGTGGTAAGATCGTTTATGAGTTTGGGAAATAATATAAATTTGCTCGTGCTTGCGGGAAAATCCTAAATCTTCAAAATCCAAAATTTGCTAGAAATTTCTAGCAAATTTTATTTTTTTATGAGTTGTATTTTTTAACGATACCGCGAACTACTTTTTCTATAAAAAGTGCAGATTCAATCTCGCAGCATTCTCTTGTTGAGTGAGGTGAGTGGATGTTTGGTCCTATCGAGCAAGCGCTAAGACCCGCTTTTTTCTCCAAAAGCACGCCGCACTCTAAACCAGCGTGAACGGCTGTTATCCTTGCATTTGGCTTATAAATTTTTAGCTCTTCTAGGATATCGTTTGCAAATTTATCATTTATAGGCTTCCAAGCAGGGTTTCTATCTTTCGCAATGACGCTAAAGCCAAGCGCTTTTGCAAGCTCAGAAATTTCAAATTCCATCCTGTTTAGCCCGTCTTTGCTCATTGACCTAGCAAAAAACTCCACTTCAAGCGTGCCATCATCTTTGATTTTTGCAAGTGAGAGGTTTACGCTATCTTGTGGTATGCCTAGCTCGCAGTTATAGGCTCTTACACCTTGTGAAAATGAATTGATTAGTGCTAAAATTTTCTCGCCATTTTCTAAAATTTCTTCACCAGTGCCAAGCTTTTTCACGCTTAAATTTTCACACTCACTCTTTAGCTCTTTATCGCTTAAAACTAGTGCAGTTGCGCCACTTGGGATAGAGTTGCTTCGCTCACCACCTTCAAATTTGACAAGCTTACAGCCATTTTTAGTCACAAATGCCGCCAAAACCTTGATCGCATTTGGGATATTTTTATGTATCTCGTTGCCAGAGTGTCCGCCAGGTAGACCGCTTACTTTTACTTCATAAAGCGTGCTCTCCTTTGTTTTTTTGCTATTAAGCGAGATAGTGGCAAATAAATTTACACCGCCAGCACAGCCGATAGTGACTCTATCGTCCTCTTCGCTATCTAAATTTAAAAGCTTATCTGCTTTTAACTCGCCATTAAAGCCAGTGGCCCCAATCATGCCGACTTCTTCGTTGTTTGTAAAGAGGCACTCAATGTCATCAAATTCGCTTATCATCTGCATCATGATAGCCACGCCGATACCATTATCTGCGCCAAGAGATGAGTTTTTGGCTCTCATGTAGCCATCATCGCCGTAAACTATCTCGATCTTTGGAGCATCGCCCATGCAGACCATATCGTAGTGGCTTTGCAAGCAAATTTTTGGTTTGCCTTTAAACGCATGAATGTTGCCAAAGCTATCGACTGCGACCTCACAGCCCTTATCTTTTGCATAGCTAGCTAGAAAATCACGCATCTTATCAGTCTCATAACTGCAGTGTGGTATCGCAGCAAGTGTCTCAAATTTCTTTAAAATTTCACTATTTGACATATTTGCCTCCATAAATTTATTTTATCTCGCCCTTGTAGCCAGTCGCATCGACTGCTTTTAAAAGCTCTTTTTCATCGACCTTGTCATCTGCTGTAACGACAGCTTTTCGCTCTTTTAGCGATACATCTGCCTTTTTTACGCCCTCAACGCTAAGAGCAGCCTTTCTAACAATCGCTGTGCAAAGCGGACAGTGCATGCTAGGTACTGAAATTTCTATCTTTTTATCAGCATAGCAACTAAGTGCAAGAAGGGTTAAAACTAAAATTTTACGCATAAATTTCTCCTAAAAGCTCTGGGTATGTAAGGAGTAAAAGCAAAATCACTCCAAAAAGTATATATATAAGTATCCATTTTTTCTTTTTGTAACTTAGGTTGCAGCTTTTTGGCTTGTAAAATAAAGCAATGCCTGAGATCACAAAGCAAATGACCGCCACGACGCTTAAAGGGACGCGGTATTCGTATAAATTTTGTGTCCAAGATAGAAATGAAAATGATGTGCCAAAAAGCAGAAAAAGAAGTGCTGGCAAACAGCACAAGGTAGCGCCGATAGCACTACCTATGGATGTTAGTATCAGCCAAAAGGCTCTCATTTTAGCTCTGTTGAGACGTAGTCGTAGCTAAATTCTTTTGGCGAATAGTAGTTTTGTGTGTTGCCATCAACCTCAGCGTATGGATAGCCGAAGTTGTTTAGTGGAGTTTGCTCTGGAGTTGGCTTTAAGATAAAGTCGCGGCCGTAGTTAAAGCCTATCCAGCACATCTCCCAGTTGCCAAAGCAGTAATCTCTCACAGCTTTGATCTTAGCATCGTCATTTGTTAGCTTCTCGCCCAGTCTTACCTTTGTGACATCTGCTGGGTCAACCGGTATCCAACCATAGCCTTTTAGGTAAAACTCGGCCCTGCAGTGCTGTCCGCCTGAAATTTTAGCTACGCCATCTTTTGCGCTACCCATTTGATCTGAAAATCTAGACTGACCAACTCTGATACCAAAAATTTCTCTTGCTGGAATGCCAACTGATCTGCAAAGTCCCACGAAAACTGAGTTTATGTCGGTGCATTTGCCAACTAGTTTTCCACTTTCTAGGATGGCTTTAACGTCGCCTGTGCCACATCCTAGGATGCTGTTATCACGCTGCATAGTGTTTGCAACCCACGTATAGATCGCTTTTGCGCGCTCTAAATCGCCCTTTAAATTTCCAACTATCTCTAGCGCTTTTGCTCTTACGACGCCGTCAGTTGGGATGTGTGAAGTTGGTTTTAAAAACTCTAAAACTGCAGGGTCGACCTTCTCGTTTGGATCGTAATTTACCTTGCTAAAGTCAGTGTTACGCTCTGTTGTTTGGATTTTAAACTGCACATTTAAGATAGGTCTTGGCTCATTTTCTTCAAAATCAGCATACATTGTAGGTATTAGCGTATCTGAAATATAGACGTTTTTAGCGGTTGTGTTTATGACGTAGTCTTGAGTTAGTTGCTGATAAGTGGTGCTTAGTGGAAGTGGCAACCAAATTCTTGAGCTTTTGCCCTTTTCAAGTAAGAAATGTTTGAAATTTACATCGAAATTTCTAACTACTGGATTTGCTGGTTCATCGCTAGCTAGAGTGACACTTGGAAGCAGACTTGCTGCACCTAAAAAACTACTGAATTTAAAAAAATCTCTTCTTTGCATAAAATGCCTTTTTTGCTTAATATTAGCCAAACTTGGCTCTAAAACTGCCTGCTATTCTAGCATAAAATTTTTATTTATGATAAAATCCGCCACATGAAAAAGATTATATTTTTAGGCTTTATAGCGCTATTTTGCAATGGTTGTCTTTATATGAACGAGCGTGGAGTTTCGACTCAATATTATAATGATTGTAAAGAGTATTATGACGCGACTGGCACCTACCAAAAAGAGTGTCCGCACAACATCGTTGACTGGAAATAGCGTGGATCTTAGTAAATTTAATGAGCAGCAAAAGCAAATTTATAATAGGATAGAAAATTTAGCAAAT
The genomic region above belongs to Campylobacter concisus and contains:
- a CDS encoding aspartate carbamoyltransferase catalytic subunit encodes the protein MGYKHKDLIGTRELSKEEILYFLEAAKEFKELNLSQVKKNDYLRGKTTINAFYENSTRTRTSFEIAAKRLGADTINFSSSSSSVTKGESLNDTMNNMAAMRTDIIVLRHPSSGAAKFAADRTEASVVNAGDGTNEHPSQALLDLFTLREHGKILDKNLNVAIIGDIARSRVARSDIWAMKKFGINLKLFAPKMMMPKDAEVFESKICKNMEEACEGSDVIIMLRIQLERGGADVAFPSSREYSKFFGLNKNRIKLAKPDAIVLHPGPINRGVELNSDVADGTHSVILNQVENGVAIRMAILNTLAKNRG
- a CDS encoding dihydroorotase; amino-acid sequence: MKIAIINGTIVNSDEKFKANILIENGKIAKIGSEKFEADKVIDATNKLVMPGLIDMHVHFRDPGQEYKDDIISGSQAAVAGGVTTCLCMANTNPVNDNASITRAMIEKAKNCGLIDLLPIAAISKGLGGNEIVEMGDLIDAGAVAFSDDGLPVTSSSVMRAALEYSSMFGSFCISHSEDCSLCRQGVMHEGKVSAILGLRGMAREKEEIAVSRDMLLAKLTKAHIHIAHVSSEYSLKIIEMGKKEGINITCEATPHHFSFSDDEILKNAYDTNFKMSPPLREISDVKAVREALKSGLIDVIATDHAPHHTDEKIVEFDKAPFGIIGLQTLVPLTLKLVNESVISLERMVELTSTNAAKILNLKDKGRLAEGMLADIAVIDPEIEYVYDEKINRSKSINSPLFGKKLKGAATTTIKSGKIVYEFGK
- the flhA gene encoding flagellar biosynthesis protein FlhA, with the protein product MAKQKNNILTLVAPFLAPIVKFKSLSIVGVIVAILAIIIVPLPSAVLDFFLALSISISVLIILISIYVPKPTDLSTFPTLILIVTLFRLSLNIATTRMILSEGHNGPEAVSEIISSFGNFVVGGNFVIGTIVFCILVLINFMVVTKGSTRVSEVQARFTLDAMPGKQMAIDADLNAGLIDEKTARERRQAIIGEANFYGAMDGSSKFIKGDAVAGIIITIINIIGGFAIGSFQHGLDMATSAQYYTILTIGDGLVSQIPGLITSTATAIIITRASKDDEDFAEGTLNQLLGDYKTLLIVGFILFMFALVPGLPTLSLGFIAVLFLGLGYIIKQAKDGGLNLSLAPKDKTASKKTGAATQSGAGAAASGGAAKAPKKSDEEIAREEETKINDILKLEILELDLGYGLLKLADVDLIERIRAMRRNIASSLGFLMPKIRIRDNLQLPPNEYRFKLKGIVIGQGEIYADKFLAMDSGLVSEDIEGIPTKEPAFGLDALWIDASVKEDAILSGYTIVDPASVISTHMSELIKQNAAELLTRQETQNLLDKLKIDYPVVVEDTLRIAPINLIQKVLKALLKDNIPIKDLLSILESISDIAEVSKNLDMIIEHVRAALSRVITSLYVDEKGQLNFYILDSAAQQKLMDAVQYKDGAYHLMINVAQTSSIVQALRHEKEKRPMSQHGEMVLCVEPSLRKFIANICANFAIDIVVLSFAEISANTPFETVGVIEIENL
- a CDS encoding DHH family phosphoesterase, with the protein product MKFYHLSHTDLDGYGAQYITNFYFKDVKFLNSNYGREIDDKFAQILAEIDASNDDKNVILITDLNLTIAQCESFTEMIEGKNIKLFLLDHHQSGAECASAYSWYFLDSSRCATKITYDFFAGIFGKNKELEIFSDVVNAVDIWLKDDKNFEMGKVCLGLVANAKEINKVMFEAENNLYMDHILKEASKFFNEKNDYIGLDMQVHAIKKSFFKEDKDDTLSNLISNYVVKKLSENKEKFSINYKDHKGILTYNIGNVSVIGNDFLVANPEFDFFIDVTNKKTLSFRANGKLDVSAMAKHLVGGGGHVNASGGLFANFKDGFSYEPIKAQIVDLITKKTQEEI
- a CDS encoding transglutaminase-like domain-containing protein, with translation MQRRDFFKFSSFLGAASLLPSVTLASDEPANPVVRNFDVNFKHFLLEKGKSSRIWLPLPLSTTYQQLTQDYVINTTAKNVYISDTLIPTMYADFEENEPRPILNVQFKIQTTERNTDFSKVNYDPNEKVDPAVLEFLKPTSHIPTDGVVRAKALEIVGNLKGDLERAKAIYTWVANTMQRDNSILGCGTGDVKAILESGKLVGKCTDINSVFVGLCRSVGIPAREIFGIRVGQSRFSDQMGSAKDGVAKISGGQHCRAEFYLKGYGWIPVDPADVTKVRLGEKLTNDDAKIKAVRDYCFGNWEMCWIGFNYGRDFILKPTPEQTPLNNFGYPYAEVDGNTQNYYSPKEFSYDYVSTELK
- a CDS encoding tetratricopeptide repeat protein encodes the protein MKKILVLAAALFALNAMANENLDKANELYAKKNFNEAYLYFNKACGEGEKKACTMNAIMLFNGDGVAKDRVQAEKIFTKMCDENEGMACEKLGEMIAYGLVKDKDANEAKNEEKAKALFKKACDNGYQPACDFVTK
- a CDS encoding heavy-metal-associated domain-containing protein, with protein sequence MRKILVLTLLALSCYADKKIEISVPSMHCPLCTAIVRKAALSVEGVKKADVSLKERKAVVTADDKVDEKELLKAVDATGYKGEIK
- a CDS encoding M28 family peptidase, producing MSNSEILKKFETLAAIPHCSYETDKMRDFLASYAKDKGCEVAVDSFGNIHAFKGKPKICLQSHYDMVCMGDAPKIEIVYGDDGYMRAKNSSLGADNGIGVAIMMQMISEFDDIECLFTNNEEVGMIGATGFNGELKADKLLNLDSEEDDRVTIGCAGGVNLFATISLNSKKTKESTLYEVKVSGLPGGHSGNEIHKNIPNAIKVLAAFVTKNGCKLVKFEGGERSNSIPSGATALVLSDKELKSECENLSVKKLGTGEEILENGEKILALINSFSQGVRAYNCELGIPQDSVNLSLAKIKDDGTLEVEFFARSMSKDGLNRMEFEISELAKALGFSVIAKDRNPAWKPINDKFANDILEELKIYKPNARITAVHAGLECGVLLEKKAGLSACSIGPNIHSPHSTRECCEIESALFIEKVVRGIVKKYNS